One stretch of Armigeres subalbatus isolate Guangzhou_Male chromosome 2, GZ_Asu_2, whole genome shotgun sequence DNA includes these proteins:
- the LOC134215454 gene encoding uncharacterized protein LOC134215454 yields the protein MPFALIETTNAKGKCKLSVVPNKWLRASPNGSVVLWPNGSPQEQETLLRSEHSCPSSSWLRYKCTVKRNLIGSYNQALKLLERMTDGDVDSNQIRHEKESQTFLQELVYKNTSRVNVAPPTGIRKANRNSFPVITSAYSAANTDNVRFVSDDDVHQVEAEDPIQKCLDKMDIIINMQQQINKRLDALEKRVTVISDQNTAIFQATVKQKTQSKTEIEETLSFNFTPMETEHELVDLEKKLEHKTFSEKLVKWLRVNVSGKCAEDRMLCVLDLMFTKKFQTMCTWTGVSRKGPKTAIMPNRNILEIFQILGSDDMEVVNQRELAAFFMKKLKNSLKRLTITGVRRSTRHVRRRKVELTKPEEIRADEGESSMSDAELEDGFTYMVEDLSDGQDSQEQTASVSDTPPTSDNNFDPYFIVKVEQ from the exons ATGCCTTTCGCTTTGATTGAAACGACTAATGCCAAGGGAAAATGCAAGCTCTCGGTTGTGCCCAACAAATGGCTTCGCGCCTCACCAAATGGAAGTGTGGTGTTGTGGCCCAATGGAAGTCCTCAGGAGCAGGAGACATTACTCCGCAGTGAACATAGTTGCCCCAGTAGTTCATGGCTGCGATACAAGTGCACTGTCAAACGTAATCTTATTGGATCCTACAATCAAGCTTTGAAGTTGCTTGAAAGGATGACTGATGGCGATGTAGATTCGAATCAAATCCGACATGAAAAGGAATCCCAAACTTTCTTACAAGAGCTTGTATATAAGAACACTTCGCGCGTAAATGTCGCACCACCGACAGGTATCCGGAAAGCTAATAGAAATTCGTTCCCAGTCATTACTTCGGCATATTCCGCTGCAAACACGGATAACGTGCGATTCGTTTCCGATGATGATGTTCATCAAGTTGAGGCGGAGGATCCAATACAGAAATGTTTGGATAAAATGGATATCATCATTAATATGCAGCAGCAAATCAACAAACGACTGGATGCATTAGAGAAGCGAGTTACAGTAATTTCGGATCAGAATACTGCAATTTTTCAAGCTACAGTTAAGCAGAAGACACAAAGTAAAACAGAAATTGAAGAAACATTGTCTTTCAATTTCACTCCTATGGAGACAGAACACGAGTTGGTCGACTTGGAGAAAAAACTGGAGCATAAGACGTTCAGTGAGAAACTG GTTAAATGGCTGAGGGTGAACGTAAGTGGAAAATGTGCGGAGGACCGCATGCTCTGTGTGCTCGATTTGATGTTCACTAAAAAGTTCCAAACCATGTGCACCTGGACTGGAGTTAGCAGAAAGGGTCCAAAAACAGCCATAATGCCCAACCGGAACATTTTGGAAATCTTTCAAATATTGGGCAGCGACGATATGGAGGTGGTGAACCAACGGGAGCTAGCagcttttttcatgaaaaaactgaaaaactcCCTCAAAAGACTGACAATAACTGGAGTGCGGCGCAGCACGAGACACGTGAGGCGACGCAAAGTAGAGCTGACAAAGCCCGAAGAAATTCGTGCCGATGAGGGAGAAAGTTCAATGAGCGACGCAGAGCTGGAAGATGGATTTACCTACATGGTTGAAGATTTATCTGATGGTCAAGATAGTCAAGAGCAAACGGCATCCGTTTCAGATACTCCCCCCACTTCGGATAATAATTTCGATCCATATTTCATTGTTAAAGTAGAACaataa